The following are encoded in a window of Colletotrichum lupini chromosome 3, complete sequence genomic DNA:
- a CDS encoding glycosyl hydrolase family 3 N terminal domain-containing protein, translating into MALSVRSQSIIYLLLTLRAIENTEMRSTVFSALLCAGLASAVANTFVNWDTAVSKANAILAELTLEEKTAIVTGANPLTGLGCIGSIGAIPRLNFSGICYSDGWSGVNRADLTSVFPAGLTAAATWDADLMYRRAVAIGEEFRAKGMHACLGPVAGPLARHPLGGRVWEGFSPDPYPTGIAMDRSIRGLQSVGVQSITKHFIGNEQETQRTNVTLPDGSNIDAVSTNMDDRTLHELYLWPFMDAINAKPAAVMCSYNRFNQTYTCEHSKLLTGILRDELGFEGYTVSDWYATHSTAASINAGLDMEMPGTTVPGQGTSWFGSHVKDAVQDGSVSTNRLDEMVRRILTQYYLLGQDDSSFPSLDPSTLSVIATQYQQNLGDLVSNTPARDVRGDHAKLIREIGAAGVVLLKNNDTLPLMTPMNIGVFGNDAGDLTDGLIYQDPPATNVGFEYGTLDIGGGSSSVRHTYVVTPLDAIKERAKGFGARLQYILNNERLAAGDFHSIYPVPDVCIVFLKTFAAEGFDRVSFEADWNSTTVVTQVANMCNNTVVITHSVGVNTMPWASHPNVRAIIAAHLPGEQTGNSIADVLWGDVNPSGRLPYTIPKTEAGYDIPVTNLTSDEVSSPGAWQANFTEGLNIDYRHFDAEGIEPLYEFGFGLSYTTFDLSSDLSVKALTANMAPLARAANESSVPLSDLFLPVANATIQVANTGDRSGATVVQLYLSLPTDSAPSGTPVQVLRGFSKVELGPGETREVAFELNR; encoded by the exons ATGGCACTTTCTGTCCGATCTCAATCCATAATTTACCTACTTCTTACACTCAGAGCCATTGAGAACACTGAGATGCGTTCGACTGTCTTTTCTGCGTTGCTTTGCGCTGGCCTTGCCTCCGCTGTAGCTAACACGTTTG TTAACTGGGACACCGCCGTTTCGAAGGCCAATGCAATTCTAGCAGAACTTACCCTCGAAGAGAAAACGGCAATCGTCACCGGTGCGAACCCGCTGACCGGCCTTGGTTGCATCGGCAGCATTGGTGCAATCCCGCGTCTCAACTTCTCTGGCATCTGTTACTCAGACGGTTGGTCTGGCGTGAACCGTGCCGATCTTACAAGTGTGTTTCCAGCGGGTTTGACAGCTGCTGCAACTTGGGATGCGGACTTGATGTACCGTCGTGCGGTGGCCATCGGCGAAGAATTTCGAGCAAAGGGCATGCATGCTTGCTTAGG TCCCGTGGCAGGGCCACTCGCCCGTCATCCGCTTGGAGGTCGTGTCTGGGAGGGGTTTTCTCCCGATCCCTACCCCACCGGCATCGCGATGGATCGCTCTATTCGAGGCCTCCAAAGCGTGGGTGTTCAGTCAATCACGAAACACTTCATCGGCAACGAGCAAGAAACGCAACGCACTAATGTCACCCTTCCTGATGGATCCAACATCGACGCCGTATCTACCAACATGGACGACCGCACCCTTCACGAGCTCTACCTCTGGCCTTTCATGGATGCCATCAACGCGAAGCCTGCCGCAGTCATGTGTAGTTACAATCGTTTCAACCAGACATACACTTGCGAGCACTCGAAGCTGCTGACTGGTATTCTGCGGGATGAGCTCGGTTTTGAGGGGTACACCGTGTCTGATTGGTATGCCACACACTCAACTGCGGCCTCTATCAACGCTGGCCTGGATATGGAAATGCCTGGCACAACTGTACCCGGACAGGGTACTTCATGGTTCGGAAGCCACGTCAAAGATGCCGTTCAAGATGGCAGCGTTTCTACAAATCGCTTAGATGAGATGGTTCGTCGTATTTTGACGCAGTACTACCTCCTAGGCCAAGATGATAGCAGCTTCCCGAGCCTGGATCCTTCAACTCTCTCAGTCATCGCAACCCAGTATCAACAAAATTTAGGAGATCTTGTCAGCAACACTCCTGCCAGAGATGTACGTGGTGACCACGCGAAGCTCATCCGAGAAATAGGGGCCGCCGGTGTTGTCCTGCTCAAAAACAATGACACGCTGCCTCTCATGACTCCTATGAACATTGGTGTCTTTGGCAATGATGCTGGCGACTTGACGGACGGCTTGATCTACCAAGACCCTCCTGCAACGAACGTCGGGTTCGAGTACGGAACTTTAGACATTGGCGGGGGCTCTAGTAGCGTTCGCCATACGTACGTGGTTACCCCGCTGGACGCCATCAAGGAGCGAGCCAAGGGCTTTGGGGCTCGCCTGCAGTACATCCTCAACAATGAACGTCTCGCAGCTGGGGACTTCCATAGCATTTACCCCGTGCCCGATGTATGCATCGTCTTCCTCAAGACCTTTGCCGCAGAGGGATTCGACCGCGTCTCCTTTGAGGCAGATTGGAACTCCACAACAGTGGTCACCCAGGTTGCGAATATGTGCAACAATACTGTTGTGATCACCCATTCCGTTGGTGTCAACACCATGCCATGGGCTAGCCATCCTAATGTTCGCGCCATCATCGCCGCTCACCTGCCTGGCGAACAGACTGGTAATTCCATCGCTGACGTCCTCTGGGGCGACGTCAACCCATCTGGTAGACTGCCTTACACCATTCCAAAGACTGAAGCGGGCTATGACATCCCGGTTACGAACCTGACAAGCGATGAGGTTTCTTCTCCTGGTGCGTGGCAAGCCAACTTTACCGAGGGTCTAAATATCGACTATCGTCATTTCGACGCCGAGGGAATCGAGCCGCTGTACGAGTTTGGATTTGGTCTAAGCTACACAACTTTCGACCTGTCGTCCGACCTCTCAGTCAAGGCTTTGACAGCAAACATGGCACCTTTGGCTCGCGCTGCGAATGAGTCTTCAGTACCTCTGAGCGACCTATTCCTTCCCGTGGCGAACGCGACGATTCAAGTGGCGAACACCGGCGATCGAAGCGGCGCAACCGTTGTTCAACTCTACTTGTCACTGCCTACTGATTCGGCTCCCTCTGGCACACCTGTCCAGGTCCTTCGAGGCTTCTCAAAGGTTGAGCTAGGTCCAGGGGAGACCCGCGAGGTTGCTTTCGAGTTGAATCGTTGA
- a CDS encoding cytochrome P450 CYP4/CYP19/CYP26 subfamilies: MKFQALHHPAYFYDSVSAITVTFLNTDLQSCPTAHSGWPFLLLRSFFLAGTLAYCVRWYLQYRKVQLEEEAIGAQHGCKPVQATLPYRWPFALDLLKRQYDALPSGRLLEFQTRYMKIAPTLRIDILGEGYIITDPVNIEAILSTRFEDFGLGSRRIGLMPLLGEGIFTQDGPAWRHSRELLRRQFSRIRDSELTAFEEHTDILVRALEHESQTSTVVDMQPHFFEYTLGTTTHLLFGEPHHSLPEHERLALRDNFDYATLISAIRLRLADLSWLYTPRKFRDACKGVRDWATFFSDKALDFMEEHGEEAAMNKYSFIVDLWRDTHDRNIVRDQLLHVLIAGRDTTACLLSWTFFHLVRNPDLINRLRSEMASAATPNSGILTRKHIQQLPFLRCCLNETLRLYPQLPVNVRFAIRTTILPRGGGPDGESPVLLRKGVGLGWSTYHLHRNEAIYGPDACVYRPSRWEDGDLIRKAGLGGFLDFHGGPRVCLGKDYAIMESSYAIVKILQRYPNIRLPPGVPNEPVGGEKQNLGIVLTSAEGTKVLLE; encoded by the exons ATGAAATTCCAGGCTTTACATCACCCGGCCTACTTCTACGATTCTGTGTCTGCTATTACTGTTACCTTCTTGAATACCGACCTTCAATCTT GCCCTACTGCACACAGCGGTTGGCCATTCCTCCTTCTGCGCAGCTTTTTTCTCGCAGGAACACTGGCATATTGCGTCAGATGGTATTTGCAATATAGAAAAGTTCAGCTGGAAGAGGAAGCTATCGGAGCTCAACACGGTTGCAAGCCGGTACAGGCCACTCTACCATATAGATGGCCTTTTGCGCTTGATCTTCTCAAGCGCCAGTACGATGCGTTGCCTAGCGGCCGTTTGCTAGAGTTCCAGACACGGTATATGAAGATTGCTCCGACTCTGAGGATTGATATTCTCGGAGAAGGCTATATCATAACCGATCCTGTTAACATCGAAGCAATCTTGAGCACTCGTTTCGAGGACTTCGGCTTAGGTTCCCGCCGGATAGGGCTCATGCCCCTGCTAGGTGAAGGTATTTTCACGCAAGACGGGCCAGCTTGGCGCCACTCTCGGGAGCTATTACGTCGTCAGTTTTCACGCATCAGAGACTCCGAGCTCACGGCATTTGAAGAGCATACAGACATACTTGTCCGCGCTCTTGAGCACGAGTCACAGACGTCTACTGTTGTGGATATGCAGCCTCACTTTTTTGAGTACACATTGGGTACCACTACGCATCTTCTTTTCGGTGAGCCACATCACAGCCTTCCCGAACATGAAAGGCTTGCTCTCCGCGACAATTTCGACTATGCGACGTTGATTTCAGCTATAAGACTCCGTCTAGCCGATCTTTCCTGGCTCTATACGCCAAGGAAATTCCGAGACGCTTGCAAGGGCGTTCGGGACTGGGCCACCTTCTTCTCCGATAAAGCACTGGACTTCATGGAGGAACATGGCGAAGAAGCTGCCAtgaataaatactctttcaTTGTAGACCTCTGGCGTGATACGCATGATCGAAACATTGTTCGGGATCAGTTGTTGCACGTTCTCATAGCCGGTAGAGACACTACTGCCTGTCTTCTCAGCTGGACATT TTTCCACCTCGTCCGCAATCCTGACTTGATAAATCGTCTGAGATCCGAGATGGCGAGCGCAGCAACCCCCAACAGTGGCATTCTTACGCGGAAACATATTCAACAACTTCCATTCCTGAGGTGTTGCCTCAATGAGA CACTTCGTCTGTACCCGCAACTTCCTGTCAATGTCCGCTTCGCAATCCGTACTACCATCTTGCCCCGCGGCGGTGGGCCAGATGGCGAATCACCCGTCTTACTCCGCAAAGGCGTTGGCCTCGGGTGGTCCACATATCATCTGCATCGAAACGAAGCTATATATGGTCCTGATGCTTGCGTATACCGACCGAGTCGGTGGGAAGATGGTGACTTGATCCGCAAAGCTGGGCTCGGTGGCTTCTTAGATTTTCATGGTGGACCACGCGTATGTCTCGGCA AGGACTATGCAATAATGGAGTCGAGCTATGCAATCGTCAAGATCCTGCAAAGATATCCTAACATTCGACTTCCTCCCGGTGTACCTAATGAGCCTGTTGGAGGGGAGAAGCAGAACCTGGGCATCGTTTTGACTAGCGCGGAAGGAACCAAGGTCTTGCTCGAATAA